The genomic region tcaacactccccttgccacgaccccgcacggtcttcaccgttttcttctccacagtctttttggggacgcgtttctcaaacttccccaaatccgcaaggataCCTGGATTAAACACAATCAACAGAACCAGTCAAAAAGataaactgaaaaaactaatgccacgtaagacgtacctcttgcgtctcccggAACCGGGGCCTCCAGCACCGCTTTCGACGGCACGCGGAAGTTCTTAAGAATCTCAAGGTTGAAAcctttcttcagctcaaccgcaATCAGTTCAACTTGGCCCttgaaatcgggctcaaacatcctccacaacccaaccgcatccgctgatacatGCATGCAGGTTACTACAAAGACTTGGGAAATAAGGAAAATAACAAGGTGTAAAGAGCTTACCACCACCCTGTTCCCGCAAAACGGGCCTTTCCTTCCTATCCGGTCTGgagagcatcatccgcaatatccacagttgatcattatccaacttcttgagttcaataggccgcagcctagagaaccagtccacGGTCTTTGCGgaagcaacaggaatatcttcatcagaaactccaacgttgacattcctgaaagacatgctagcatagaccgcacaggctttcacgtagaagaacctcttcttccagcctgtcacacccttagggggtgtcatcaacttcagactcccatgcctttgagtaaacgagaaaaaaccggtgttcaccgtcaactggtagaaccgccggaaattctccACTGTAATGGGCAGGCCATGGCCACGGAATGTGTACTCAAAATTCCGAATTCGGAACATTCCGAaaggactaagttgggagatatggaggtgataatactccaatacctccgccacaaacaccgtcaccggcaacctaaggttgccgtGGTTGAAAAAATCGCCCACAAggttatataaccggccggagcatcggcaccggtgtcccccacTTGTGGGTAAGTAGCATTCCAGTCTTTGGCCATCTGCACAGTGGCCATCAGGGTTTTAAAACCACCCTTGGACCAtttcaacaccggtaacccaccaccgggaacgtcaacgtcatcatcttcgtcttcatcagccgatactaccggctgttcagggttttcaccctccacattgtgtggattagatggttcagccatcaagaatatcaaagaaacagaagatgGTGCACAGAAAAACCAAAACCCTCACTAGAACTTCAAGGaatttcgtcggagaagacaaagaacaagtttcgctcaccggcaaatttttgaaaatttcaaacaagtgaggggaaaccacgaacggtttccccttatatacccatcgcaattaatgcggagggagaaatcaaatgatcacgttcaaaaagggcgaatcgtatgacaccacgtgtcgagcgccgtttccgctgacggttatcacgcgcgcgtggccacccacgcgcctgacacaagagacgtttacactcttcgctacagtgcatttaatgcctcgggcagtgcaaacgtcctttcatttcagcacatgccaggaagatctcaccaacttccaccaactcacacgtgcgtccagccacgtatgcaacaaaaagcgactacattatccaattataagcggcatgcggtttctctggtataccgcaccataacccataccgcatgtcgttttttaacatacccctaaaaataggtaaaaatatatatctctacactataagggggtataatacctatccgcactacccacgagcacacgtggaatacgCGGACATgtcacacacgagcccgttcaggtgtgtcagatgctcagaaccagcgctggccgttggactgaaccgcatctcagacacaggggaaccgcattgccttcattctcttcaagcttcaaatccctcctgtccggttcacaaccgcagagggtacatgaacaccttctttaacaaaaggaaggaagggaatgcacgcgaacgcacattcaagagctacatccgagccacacccgctttgagcaaatgtggtaatgcaaaaccacagacactcacgaggagctacggacataaccatagcttccgcagagtggttgctacggaagagccaagctcactccacatcaccgaacaatgctactgcaaagcaaactcggtattggagcgggaaggtaagtggctccaaaacgaacgcagaacagcgctctaaataaaccctcgtcgaacaacaagcgtccgaacagcggtaacaagtctgcttatgactttgttagcccgactatgggccgcatagaataaacaatggtgggcatacccttgcctatgaccatgtttatttacccatagtacgaatatacattgttcgacaaaacatggccaacaatgacgcaacgaggtaaccgcaaagaacgtgcggttactagagagctatgacgataaacacgaaaacccaacaaaaaagggatcgtcgtctcataactcgatgctgaacatagagcttgagcaaagcacttgcaagcatcaacaacttttgatcccagtctcaaagattggtccaaaagtttcttttcttcttcatgcaccaattcaacaattggtatgaagaaaagaccacctttaaaggatgggaaacctccacataccttcgaaccaccacctcagaggttggttcgaagtttgtgcagcattactaacaaggtctccaagagactttcggcacaacaacaggtggcaggccacctggtgacataaatcggctgagaatctcgcatcaaacgagattccttcaccgatacggaagaggcgtcagatgacccttccggacctccagcttcatttacatacagaaaagaccacacatggtctaggatcttctccagactccaaactaccttccaaacaccatagtccagtactcctcccacatacaccttgtatgtggcagcaacactagactggggggacttgaaggggtatggtcccagatctcgcgtcagcatggaccgcgagtgaccattacccttatcaaaacccccactaactaacaacctacttgtgcccatgcgggaacgcgtcgacacaagggttgaatccaatctgtctaGTAACaaaggacttacatggaacatgagaacggtagagtgatgcgacatagcatcacatctggtgtatgaaaacggaagtattcacagcgatgcggcatcgcaccgcatctagtgaacacttctatcaatacagaaaagccttaccttaggcatagaagaagatgaacgtagcggtacggctgacaccgcaccatgcggacattttcgtcacgacaagggatgcaggcaagacgacgatgcggctagcaccgcatctcgcgtattccttggtcacaagtaggagacgcggtaacttcagatgttaccgcacgtagcgatgcggcttgcaccgcatcctatgtactcaagcaagtggtactgacaccacagtgcaagtggcaccaatggcagttacctgtcagagctacgtaagcaatggactgacgtggcgtaacctccataaccgacgagcctgacacacctgaaaaggtgcagcacgtcgtcagtccatccatcatcatcctccttcactcctcggctataaataccaaccccaaaccaggtttgaggtatcttctcacaactctctcactactactactatcttactttgcttcccaagcaaactactgattctcacgccggagagtggtaacaaggagcaccccccaccccatcctccttgttacgagtcacggcttgtttccttgtgcaggagatcaaccaccggtgatccagccagcgatcctcgagaggaagggattaacccttcttgacgagaccagtgtgttaaccctgcccggttaaccattgtttcatcacaaCCCAAACACAACATGGGTTTTGTTGTCTTCTACTCGTTAACATTCTTCTTCGCAAATTTCGGGCCCAATGCGACAACATTCGTCGTCCCAGCAGAGATTTTCCGGGCCCGGTTGAGATCAACTTGTCATGGGATATCCGCAGCGTCAGGGAAACTCGGGGCGATAGTTGGGGCTTTCGGGTTCTTTTACTTGGCTCAAAATAAAGATCCTGCTAAGGCGGATCACGGGTATCCACCGGGCATAGGAGTAAAGAACTCATTGATTGTGTTGGGTGTGATTAACTTGTTGGGGATATTGTGTACATTTCTGGTGCCGGAATCAAACGGGAAATCACTTGAGGAAATGTCTGGTGAGAATGAAGAAGAAACCGGTGAGACCAGAGCCTAAATGTTGCTCGAGAAAACAAATGCTGTTTTTTGTTACATTTTTTATGGTGGTTGTCACCATAGCTTATTAGGTAATTTATATTGCAACTTTTTTCTTCTTTCTAGAGTTAttactcaattttttttttaattttgtgtttCATTTTTGTAGAAGACATATTGTCTAATATAGGTTATAAGTTACCTTTGATATTGTGGAAATAATACTTCACACCAGTTGAGTTAAAAACATGTGGCCACAAACAAATCAAGCAATGCATACTTGACATACTGCACTCGTGTGCCTTGTAGTTACTGGCTTGAAATTCTGATCAAATGAAAACCTACAAAATGTTAGAAACCTGGAATGGGTTGTGGTTCGTAATAGGCATGATAATTGAATCTGATATCAGTCGGGACACCCGCCTAATTGAATCTGATATCAGTCGGGACATCCGCCTAATTGAATCTGATATCAGTCGGGGCAcctgccgcaacgcgcgggctTTCCCACTAGTTTGTAATAATAAATAGCATGCTCAACTAGTCAACCATTTAGACATGTTCTAAATTAGCAAATCGTATGACTAACAATTAACAAATTATGTAGCTATATAACATACCCAAACGAACTTGTAAAACATACAAATTTTATCCAAATCTTGTTTGTCAGCTTCAGATGGATCACTGTCTAAGGTTGTTAACATGGGTCTTTCGAATTAAGTGTGTATACTTAGTGTGGACCCAATTGGGACCTATAGCACGACCATTTTTTTATAATGGATGGGGAGGGACAATAATTTCATAGATTTGGATATCAAGAGACGAAAACTTGTTTAACGTGTATCAATTAATCCATTATTTAGTTACGTGAAAGATTTGATGTTCAATTCTTTTGGATGCTTGTAACTTTCATTAGGTAAAGGTCCTAAATTCGATATATTAGaattaatctttttttttaaacggtcaacgaatcctccaaatgggttactggcgaaattcaccacatcgggatacactcgtctTCCGAACcagggaaaaccctcacctagggccgaagcccgtgaacactcgcccgaaggcacgacagtgcggtgaggtaaaacccgctcagttcaaggatcgaactagcgatcgccgcctactcgcctagtctcccatcatcaccaggtgccgcagaaactaaatgctaggggcaggaattgaacttgagtcacttggaacacaaggtctctcccttaccactccaccactagctaTCGGTCAactttataaactttaaaattgCTATAAATAACACAGATTAAACACGTTTAATATGTATCATatatatagagttaattacatagtctctgtggtttgcacaaaataacatcattaggtactaatagtttaaaatcaccttctatggtattaacttttcattttgtaacgtttggatgTATTAATTTCTATGATgaaattaacatagttagtccatgtggtttgtacAAATagcatacttaggtactaatagtttaacaaacaattaatgttaatacctccaaacgttacaaaacgAAAATTTAATACCTCAgcaggtgattttaaa from Helianthus annuus cultivar XRQ/B chromosome 10, HanXRQr2.0-SUNRISE, whole genome shotgun sequence harbors:
- the LOC110882156 gene encoding inorganic phosphate transporter 1-4-like — translated: MGFVVFYSLTFFFANFGPNATTFVVPAEIFRARLRSTCHGISAASGKLGAIVGAFGFFYLAQNKDPAKADHGYPPGIGVKNSLIVLGVINLLGILCTFLVPESNGKSLEEMSGENEEETGETRA